One part of the Homo sapiens chromosome 19, GRCh38.p14 Primary Assembly genome encodes these proteins:
- the LILRB4 gene encoding leukocyte immunoglobulin-like receptor subfamily B member 4 isoform 4 precursor (isoform 4 precursor is encoded by transcript variant 4): protein MIPTFTALLCLGPLPKPTLWAEPGSVISWGNSVTIWCQGTLEAREYRLDKEESPAPWDRQNPLEPKNKARFSIPSMTEDYAGRYRCYYRSPVGWSQPSDPLELVMTGAYSKPTLSALPSPLVTSGKSVTLLCQSRSPMDTFLLIKERAAHPLLHLRSEHGAQQHQAEFPMSPVTSVHGGTYRCFSSHGFSHYLLSHPSDPLELIVSGSLEGPRPSPTRSVSTAAGPEDQPLMPTGSVPHSGLRRHWEVLIGVLVVSILLLSLLLFLLLQHWRQGKHRTLAQRQADFQRPPGAAEPEPKDGGLQRRSSPAADVQGENFSGAAVKNTQPEDGVEMDTRQSPHDEDPQAVTYAKVKHSRPRREMASPPSPLSGEFLDTKDRQAEEDRQMDTEAAASEAPQDVTYARLHSFTLRQKATEPPPSQEGASPAEPSVYATLAIH from the exons ATGATCCCCACCTTCACGGCTCTGCTCTGCCTCG GGCCCCTCCCCAAACCCACCCTCTGGGCTGAGCCAGGCTCTGTGATCAGCTGGGGGAACTCTGTGACCATCTGGTGTCAGGGGACCCTGGAGGCTCGGGAGTACCGTCTGGATAAAGAGGAAAGCCCAGCACCCTGGGACAGACAGAACCCACTGGAGCCCAAGAACAAGGCCAGATTCTCCATCCCATCCATGACAGAGGACTATGCAGGGAGATACCGCTGTTACTATCGCAGCCCTGTAGGCTGGTCACAGCCCAGTGACCCCCTGGAGCTGGTGATGACAG GAGCCTACAGTAAACCCACCCTTTCAGCCCTGCCGAGTCCTCTTGTGACCTCAGGAAAGAGCGTGACCCTGCTGTGTCAGTCACGGAGCCCAATGGACACTTTTCTTCTGATCAAGGAGCGGGCAGCCCATCCCCTACTGCATCTGAGATCAGAGCACGGAGCTCAGCAGCACCAGGCTGAATTCCCCATGAGTCCTGTGACCTCAGTGCACGGGGGGACCTACAGGTGCTTCAGCTCACACGGCTTCTCCCACTACCTGCTGTCACACCCCAGTGACCCCCTGGAGCTCATAGTCTCAG GATCCTTGGAGGGTCCCAGGCCCTCACCCACAAGGTCCGTCTCAACAGCTG CAGGCCCTGAGGACCAGCCCCTCATGCCTACAGGGTCAGTCCCCCACAGTG GTCTGAGAAGGCACTGGGAGGTACTGATCGGGGTCTTGGTGGTCTCCatcctgcttctctccctcctcctcttcctcctcctccaacactggcgTCAGGGAAAACACAGGACATTGG CCCAGAGACAGGCTGATTTCCAACGTCCTCCAGGGGCTGCCGAGCCAGAGCCCAAGGACGGGGGCCTACAGAGGAG GTCCAGCCCAGCTGCTGACGTCCAGGGAGAAAACTTCT CAGGTGCTGCCGTGAAGAACACACAGCCTGAGGACGGGGTGGAAATGGACACTCGG CAGAGCCCACACGATGAAGACCCCCAGGCAGTGACGTATGCCAAGGTGAAACACTCCAGACCTAGGAGAGAAAtggcctctcctccctccccactgtcTGGGGAATTCCTGGACACAAAGGACAGACAGGCAGAAgaggacagacagatggacacTGAG GCTGCTGCATCTGAAGCCCCCCAGGATGTGACCTACGCCCGGCTGCACAGCTTTACCCTCAGACAGAAGGCAACTGAGCCTCCTCCATCCCAGGAAGGGGCCTCTCCAGCTGAGCCCAGTGTCTATGCCACTCTGGCCATCCACTAA
- the LILRB4 gene encoding leukocyte immunoglobulin-like receptor subfamily B member 4 isoform 8 precursor (isoform 8 precursor is encoded by transcript variant 8): MIPTFTALLCLGLSLGPRTHMQAGPLPKPTLWAEPGSVISWGNSVTIWCQGTLEAREYRLDKEESPAPWDRQNPLEPKNKARFSIPSMTEDYAGRYRCYYRSPVGWSQPSDPLELVMTGAYSKPTLSALPSPLVTSGKSVTLLCQSRSPMDTFLLIKERAAHPLLHLRSEHGAQQHQAEFPMSPVTSVHGGTYRCFSSHGFSHYLLSHPSDPLELIVSGSLEGPRPSPTRSVSTAGPEDQPLMPTGSVPHSGLRRHWEVLIGVLVVSILLLSLLLFLLLQHWRQGKHRTLAQRQADFQRPPGAAEPEPKDGGLQRRSSPAADVQGENFCAAVKNTQPEDGVEMDTRSPHDEDPQAVTYAKVKHSRPRREMASPPSPLSGEFLDTKDRQAEEDRQMDTEAAASEAPQDVTYARLHSFTLRQKATEPPPSQEGASPAEPSVYATLAIH; this comes from the exons ATGATCCCCACCTTCACGGCTCTGCTCTGCCTCG GGCTGAGTCTGGGCCCCAGGACCCACATGCAGGCAG GGCCCCTCCCCAAACCCACCCTCTGGGCTGAGCCAGGCTCTGTGATCAGCTGGGGGAACTCTGTGACCATCTGGTGTCAGGGGACCCTGGAGGCTCGGGAGTACCGTCTGGATAAAGAGGAAAGCCCAGCACCCTGGGACAGACAGAACCCACTGGAGCCCAAGAACAAGGCCAGATTCTCCATCCCATCCATGACAGAGGACTATGCAGGGAGATACCGCTGTTACTATCGCAGCCCTGTAGGCTGGTCACAGCCCAGTGACCCCCTGGAGCTGGTGATGACAG GAGCCTACAGTAAACCCACCCTTTCAGCCCTGCCGAGTCCTCTTGTGACCTCAGGAAAGAGCGTGACCCTGCTGTGTCAGTCACGGAGCCCAATGGACACTTTTCTTCTGATCAAGGAGCGGGCAGCCCATCCCCTACTGCATCTGAGATCAGAGCACGGAGCTCAGCAGCACCAGGCTGAATTCCCCATGAGTCCTGTGACCTCAGTGCACGGGGGGACCTACAGGTGCTTCAGCTCACACGGCTTCTCCCACTACCTGCTGTCACACCCCAGTGACCCCCTGGAGCTCATAGTCTCAG GATCCTTGGAGGGTCCCAGGCCCTCACCCACAAGGTCCGTCTCAACAGCTG GCCCTGAGGACCAGCCCCTCATGCCTACAGGGTCAGTCCCCCACAGTG GTCTGAGAAGGCACTGGGAGGTACTGATCGGGGTCTTGGTGGTCTCCatcctgcttctctccctcctcctcttcctcctcctccaacactggcgTCAGGGAAAACACAGGACATTGG CCCAGAGACAGGCTGATTTCCAACGTCCTCCAGGGGCTGCCGAGCCAGAGCCCAAGGACGGGGGCCTACAGAGGAG GTCCAGCCCAGCTGCTGACGTCCAGGGAGAAAACTTCT GTGCTGCCGTGAAGAACACACAGCCTGAGGACGGGGTGGAAATGGACACTCGG AGCCCACACGATGAAGACCCCCAGGCAGTGACGTATGCCAAGGTGAAACACTCCAGACCTAGGAGAGAAAtggcctctcctccctccccactgtcTGGGGAATTCCTGGACACAAAGGACAGACAGGCAGAAgaggacagacagatggacacTGAG GCTGCTGCATCTGAAGCCCCCCAGGATGTGACCTACGCCCGGCTGCACAGCTTTACCCTCAGACAGAAGGCAACTGAGCCTCCTCCATCCCAGGAAGGGGCCTCTCCAGCTGAGCCCAGTGTCTATGCCACTCTGGCCATCCACTAA
- the LILRB4 gene encoding leukocyte immunoglobulin-like receptor subfamily B member 4 isoform X2 yields MIPTFTALLCLGPLPKPTLWAEPGSVISWGNSVTIWCQGTLEAREYRLDKEESPAPWDRQNPLEPKNKARFSIPSMTEDYAGRYRCYYRSPVGWSQPSDPLELVMTGAYSKPTLSALPSPLVTSGKSVTLLCQSRSPMDTFLLIKERAAHPLLHLRSEHGAQQHQAEFPMSPVTSVHGGTYRCFSSHGFSHYLLSHPSDPLELIVSGSLEGPRPSPTRSVSTAAGPEDQPLMPTGSVPHSGLRRHWEVLIGVLVVSILLLSLLLFLLLQHWRQGKHRTLAQRQADFQRPPGAAEPEPKDGGLQRRSSPAADVQGENFCAAVKNTQPEDGVEMDTRSPHDEDPQAVTYAKVKHSRPRREMASPPSPLSGEFLDTKDRQAEEDRQMDTEAAASEAPQDVTYARLHSFTLRQKATEPPPSQEGASPAEPSVYATLAIH; encoded by the exons ATGATCCCCACCTTCACGGCTCTGCTCTGCCTCG GGCCCCTCCCCAAACCCACCCTCTGGGCTGAGCCAGGCTCTGTGATCAGCTGGGGGAACTCTGTGACCATCTGGTGTCAGGGGACCCTGGAGGCTCGGGAGTACCGTCTGGATAAAGAGGAAAGCCCAGCACCCTGGGACAGACAGAACCCACTGGAGCCCAAGAACAAGGCCAGATTCTCCATCCCATCCATGACAGAGGACTATGCAGGGAGATACCGCTGTTACTATCGCAGCCCTGTAGGCTGGTCACAGCCCAGTGACCCCCTGGAGCTGGTGATGACAG GAGCCTACAGTAAACCCACCCTTTCAGCCCTGCCGAGTCCTCTTGTGACCTCAGGAAAGAGCGTGACCCTGCTGTGTCAGTCACGGAGCCCAATGGACACTTTTCTTCTGATCAAGGAGCGGGCAGCCCATCCCCTACTGCATCTGAGATCAGAGCACGGAGCTCAGCAGCACCAGGCTGAATTCCCCATGAGTCCTGTGACCTCAGTGCACGGGGGGACCTACAGGTGCTTCAGCTCACACGGCTTCTCCCACTACCTGCTGTCACACCCCAGTGACCCCCTGGAGCTCATAGTCTCAG GATCCTTGGAGGGTCCCAGGCCCTCACCCACAAGGTCCGTCTCAACAGCTG CAGGCCCTGAGGACCAGCCCCTCATGCCTACAGGGTCAGTCCCCCACAGTG GTCTGAGAAGGCACTGGGAGGTACTGATCGGGGTCTTGGTGGTCTCCatcctgcttctctccctcctcctcttcctcctcctccaacactggcgTCAGGGAAAACACAGGACATTGG CCCAGAGACAGGCTGATTTCCAACGTCCTCCAGGGGCTGCCGAGCCAGAGCCCAAGGACGGGGGCCTACAGAGGAG GTCCAGCCCAGCTGCTGACGTCCAGGGAGAAAACTTCT GTGCTGCCGTGAAGAACACACAGCCTGAGGACGGGGTGGAAATGGACACTCGG AGCCCACACGATGAAGACCCCCAGGCAGTGACGTATGCCAAGGTGAAACACTCCAGACCTAGGAGAGAAAtggcctctcctccctccccactgtcTGGGGAATTCCTGGACACAAAGGACAGACAGGCAGAAgaggacagacagatggacacTGAG GCTGCTGCATCTGAAGCCCCCCAGGATGTGACCTACGCCCGGCTGCACAGCTTTACCCTCAGACAGAAGGCAACTGAGCCTCCTCCATCCCAGGAAGGGGCCTCTCCAGCTGAGCCCAGTGTCTATGCCACTCTGGCCATCCACTAA
- the LILRB4 gene encoding leukocyte immunoglobulin-like receptor subfamily B member 4 isoform 1 precursor (isoform 1 precursor is encoded by transcript variant 1), producing the protein MIPTFTALLCLGLSLGPRTHMQAGPLPKPTLWAEPGSVISWGNSVTIWCQGTLEAREYRLDKEESPAPWDRQNPLEPKNKARFSIPSMTEDYAGRYRCYYRSPVGWSQPSDPLELVMTGAYSKPTLSALPSPLVTSGKSVTLLCQSRSPMDTFLLIKERAAHPLLHLRSEHGAQQHQAEFPMSPVTSVHGGTYRCFSSHGFSHYLLSHPSDPLELIVSGSLEGPRPSPTRSVSTAAGPEDQPLMPTGSVPHSGLRRHWEVLIGVLVVSILLLSLLLFLLLQHWRQGKHRTLAQRQADFQRPPGAAEPEPKDGGLQRRSSPAADVQGENFCAAVKNTQPEDGVEMDTRQSPHDEDPQAVTYAKVKHSRPRREMASPPSPLSGEFLDTKDRQAEEDRQMDTEAAASEAPQDVTYARLHSFTLRQKATEPPPSQEGASPAEPSVYATLAIH; encoded by the exons ATGATCCCCACCTTCACGGCTCTGCTCTGCCTCG GGCTGAGTCTGGGCCCCAGGACCCACATGCAGGCAG GGCCCCTCCCCAAACCCACCCTCTGGGCTGAGCCAGGCTCTGTGATCAGCTGGGGGAACTCTGTGACCATCTGGTGTCAGGGGACCCTGGAGGCTCGGGAGTACCGTCTGGATAAAGAGGAAAGCCCAGCACCCTGGGACAGACAGAACCCACTGGAGCCCAAGAACAAGGCCAGATTCTCCATCCCATCCATGACAGAGGACTATGCAGGGAGATACCGCTGTTACTATCGCAGCCCTGTAGGCTGGTCACAGCCCAGTGACCCCCTGGAGCTGGTGATGACAG GAGCCTACAGTAAACCCACCCTTTCAGCCCTGCCGAGTCCTCTTGTGACCTCAGGAAAGAGCGTGACCCTGCTGTGTCAGTCACGGAGCCCAATGGACACTTTTCTTCTGATCAAGGAGCGGGCAGCCCATCCCCTACTGCATCTGAGATCAGAGCACGGAGCTCAGCAGCACCAGGCTGAATTCCCCATGAGTCCTGTGACCTCAGTGCACGGGGGGACCTACAGGTGCTTCAGCTCACACGGCTTCTCCCACTACCTGCTGTCACACCCCAGTGACCCCCTGGAGCTCATAGTCTCAG GATCCTTGGAGGGTCCCAGGCCCTCACCCACAAGGTCCGTCTCAACAGCTG CAGGCCCTGAGGACCAGCCCCTCATGCCTACAGGGTCAGTCCCCCACAGTG GTCTGAGAAGGCACTGGGAGGTACTGATCGGGGTCTTGGTGGTCTCCatcctgcttctctccctcctcctcttcctcctcctccaacactggcgTCAGGGAAAACACAGGACATTGG CCCAGAGACAGGCTGATTTCCAACGTCCTCCAGGGGCTGCCGAGCCAGAGCCCAAGGACGGGGGCCTACAGAGGAG GTCCAGCCCAGCTGCTGACGTCCAGGGAGAAAACTTCT GTGCTGCCGTGAAGAACACACAGCCTGAGGACGGGGTGGAAATGGACACTCGG CAGAGCCCACACGATGAAGACCCCCAGGCAGTGACGTATGCCAAGGTGAAACACTCCAGACCTAGGAGAGAAAtggcctctcctccctccccactgtcTGGGGAATTCCTGGACACAAAGGACAGACAGGCAGAAgaggacagacagatggacacTGAG GCTGCTGCATCTGAAGCCCCCCAGGATGTGACCTACGCCCGGCTGCACAGCTTTACCCTCAGACAGAAGGCAACTGAGCCTCCTCCATCCCAGGAAGGGGCCTCTCCAGCTGAGCCCAGTGTCTATGCCACTCTGGCCATCCACTAA
- the LILRB4 gene encoding leukocyte immunoglobulin-like receptor subfamily B member 4 isoform 9 precursor (isoform 9 precursor is encoded by transcript variant 9), with protein MIPTFTALLCLGPLPKPTLWAEPGSVISWGNSVTIWCQGTLEAREYRLDKEESPAPWDRQNPLEPKNKARFSIPSMTEDYAGRYRCYYRSPVGWSQPSDPLELVMTGAYSKPTLSALPSPLVTSGKSVTLLCQSRSPMDTFLLIKERAAHPLLHLRSEHGAQQHQAEFPMSPVTSVHGGTYRCFSSHGFSHYLLSHPSDPLELIVSGSLEGPRPSPTRSVSTAAGPEDQPLMPTGSVPHSGLRRHWEVLIGVLVVSILLLSLLLFLLLQHWRQGKHRTLAQRQADFQRPPGAAEPEPKDGGLQRRSSPAADVQGENFCAAVKNTQPEDGVEMDTRQSPHDEDPQAVTYAKVKHSRPRREMASPPSPLSGEFLDTKDRQAEEDRQMDTEAAASEAPQDVTYARLHSFTLRQKATEPPPSQEGASPAEPSVYATLAIH; from the exons ATGATCCCCACCTTCACGGCTCTGCTCTGCCTCG GGCCCCTCCCCAAACCCACCCTCTGGGCTGAGCCAGGCTCTGTGATCAGCTGGGGGAACTCTGTGACCATCTGGTGTCAGGGGACCCTGGAGGCTCGGGAGTACCGTCTGGATAAAGAGGAAAGCCCAGCACCCTGGGACAGACAGAACCCACTGGAGCCCAAGAACAAGGCCAGATTCTCCATCCCATCCATGACAGAGGACTATGCAGGGAGATACCGCTGTTACTATCGCAGCCCTGTAGGCTGGTCACAGCCCAGTGACCCCCTGGAGCTGGTGATGACAG GAGCCTACAGTAAACCCACCCTTTCAGCCCTGCCGAGTCCTCTTGTGACCTCAGGAAAGAGCGTGACCCTGCTGTGTCAGTCACGGAGCCCAATGGACACTTTTCTTCTGATCAAGGAGCGGGCAGCCCATCCCCTACTGCATCTGAGATCAGAGCACGGAGCTCAGCAGCACCAGGCTGAATTCCCCATGAGTCCTGTGACCTCAGTGCACGGGGGGACCTACAGGTGCTTCAGCTCACACGGCTTCTCCCACTACCTGCTGTCACACCCCAGTGACCCCCTGGAGCTCATAGTCTCAG GATCCTTGGAGGGTCCCAGGCCCTCACCCACAAGGTCCGTCTCAACAGCTG CAGGCCCTGAGGACCAGCCCCTCATGCCTACAGGGTCAGTCCCCCACAGTG GTCTGAGAAGGCACTGGGAGGTACTGATCGGGGTCTTGGTGGTCTCCatcctgcttctctccctcctcctcttcctcctcctccaacactggcgTCAGGGAAAACACAGGACATTGG CCCAGAGACAGGCTGATTTCCAACGTCCTCCAGGGGCTGCCGAGCCAGAGCCCAAGGACGGGGGCCTACAGAGGAG GTCCAGCCCAGCTGCTGACGTCCAGGGAGAAAACTTCT GTGCTGCCGTGAAGAACACACAGCCTGAGGACGGGGTGGAAATGGACACTCGG CAGAGCCCACACGATGAAGACCCCCAGGCAGTGACGTATGCCAAGGTGAAACACTCCAGACCTAGGAGAGAAAtggcctctcctccctccccactgtcTGGGGAATTCCTGGACACAAAGGACAGACAGGCAGAAgaggacagacagatggacacTGAG GCTGCTGCATCTGAAGCCCCCCAGGATGTGACCTACGCCCGGCTGCACAGCTTTACCCTCAGACAGAAGGCAACTGAGCCTCCTCCATCCCAGGAAGGGGCCTCTCCAGCTGAGCCCAGTGTCTATGCCACTCTGGCCATCCACTAA
- the LILRB4 gene encoding leukocyte immunoglobulin-like receptor subfamily B member 4 isoform 2 precursor (isoform 2 precursor is encoded by transcript variant 2): MIPTFTALLCLGLSLGPRTHMQAGPLPKPTLWAEPGSVISWGNSVTIWCQGTLEAREYRLDKEESPAPWDRQNPLEPKNKARFSIPSMTEDYAGRYRCYYRSPVGWSQPSDPLELVMTGAYSKPTLSALPSPLVTSGKSVTLLCQSRSPMDTFLLIKERAAHPLLHLRSEHGAQQHQAEFPMSPVTSVHGGTYRCFSSHGFSHYLLSHPSDPLELIVSGSLEGPRPSPTRSVSTAAGPEDQPLMPTGSVPHSGLRRHWEVLIGVLVVSILLLSLLLFLLLQHWRQGKHRTLAQRQADFQRPPGAAEPEPKDGGLQRRSSPAADVQGENFCAAVKNTQPEDGVEMDTRSPHDEDPQAVTYAKVKHSRPRREMASPPSPLSGEFLDTKDRQAEEDRQMDTEAAASEAPQDVTYARLHSFTLRQKATEPPPSQEGASPAEPSVYATLAIH, translated from the exons ATGATCCCCACCTTCACGGCTCTGCTCTGCCTCG GGCTGAGTCTGGGCCCCAGGACCCACATGCAGGCAG GGCCCCTCCCCAAACCCACCCTCTGGGCTGAGCCAGGCTCTGTGATCAGCTGGGGGAACTCTGTGACCATCTGGTGTCAGGGGACCCTGGAGGCTCGGGAGTACCGTCTGGATAAAGAGGAAAGCCCAGCACCCTGGGACAGACAGAACCCACTGGAGCCCAAGAACAAGGCCAGATTCTCCATCCCATCCATGACAGAGGACTATGCAGGGAGATACCGCTGTTACTATCGCAGCCCTGTAGGCTGGTCACAGCCCAGTGACCCCCTGGAGCTGGTGATGACAG GAGCCTACAGTAAACCCACCCTTTCAGCCCTGCCGAGTCCTCTTGTGACCTCAGGAAAGAGCGTGACCCTGCTGTGTCAGTCACGGAGCCCAATGGACACTTTTCTTCTGATCAAGGAGCGGGCAGCCCATCCCCTACTGCATCTGAGATCAGAGCACGGAGCTCAGCAGCACCAGGCTGAATTCCCCATGAGTCCTGTGACCTCAGTGCACGGGGGGACCTACAGGTGCTTCAGCTCACACGGCTTCTCCCACTACCTGCTGTCACACCCCAGTGACCCCCTGGAGCTCATAGTCTCAG GATCCTTGGAGGGTCCCAGGCCCTCACCCACAAGGTCCGTCTCAACAGCTG CAGGCCCTGAGGACCAGCCCCTCATGCCTACAGGGTCAGTCCCCCACAGTG GTCTGAGAAGGCACTGGGAGGTACTGATCGGGGTCTTGGTGGTCTCCatcctgcttctctccctcctcctcttcctcctcctccaacactggcgTCAGGGAAAACACAGGACATTGG CCCAGAGACAGGCTGATTTCCAACGTCCTCCAGGGGCTGCCGAGCCAGAGCCCAAGGACGGGGGCCTACAGAGGAG GTCCAGCCCAGCTGCTGACGTCCAGGGAGAAAACTTCT GTGCTGCCGTGAAGAACACACAGCCTGAGGACGGGGTGGAAATGGACACTCGG AGCCCACACGATGAAGACCCCCAGGCAGTGACGTATGCCAAGGTGAAACACTCCAGACCTAGGAGAGAAAtggcctctcctccctccccactgtcTGGGGAATTCCTGGACACAAAGGACAGACAGGCAGAAgaggacagacagatggacacTGAG GCTGCTGCATCTGAAGCCCCCCAGGATGTGACCTACGCCCGGCTGCACAGCTTTACCCTCAGACAGAAGGCAACTGAGCCTCCTCCATCCCAGGAAGGGGCCTCTCCAGCTGAGCCCAGTGTCTATGCCACTCTGGCCATCCACTAA
- the LILRB4 gene encoding leukocyte immunoglobulin-like receptor subfamily B member 4 isoform 3 precursor (isoform 3 precursor is encoded by transcript variant 3), which yields MIPTFTALLCLGLSLGPRTHMQAGPLPKPTLWAEPGSVISWGNSVTIWCQGTLEAREYRLDKEESPAPWDRQNPLEPKNKARFSIPSMTEDYAGRYRCYYRSPVGWSQPSDPLELVMTGAYSKPTLSALPSPLVTSGKSVTLLCQSRSPMDTFLLIKERAAHPLLHLRSEHGAQQHQAEFPMSPVTSVHGGTYRCFSSHGFSHYLLSHPSDPLELIVSGSLEGPRPSPTRSVSTAAGPEDQPLMPTGSVPHSGLRRHWEVLIGVLVVSILLLSLLLFLLLQHWRQGKHRTLAQRQADFQRPPGAAEPEPKDGGLQRRSSPAADVQGENFSGAAVKNTQPEDGVEMDTRSPHDEDPQAVTYAKVKHSRPRREMASPPSPLSGEFLDTKDRQAEEDRQMDTEAAASEAPQDVTYARLHSFTLRQKATEPPPSQEGASPAEPSVYATLAIH from the exons ATGATCCCCACCTTCACGGCTCTGCTCTGCCTCG GGCTGAGTCTGGGCCCCAGGACCCACATGCAGGCAG GGCCCCTCCCCAAACCCACCCTCTGGGCTGAGCCAGGCTCTGTGATCAGCTGGGGGAACTCTGTGACCATCTGGTGTCAGGGGACCCTGGAGGCTCGGGAGTACCGTCTGGATAAAGAGGAAAGCCCAGCACCCTGGGACAGACAGAACCCACTGGAGCCCAAGAACAAGGCCAGATTCTCCATCCCATCCATGACAGAGGACTATGCAGGGAGATACCGCTGTTACTATCGCAGCCCTGTAGGCTGGTCACAGCCCAGTGACCCCCTGGAGCTGGTGATGACAG GAGCCTACAGTAAACCCACCCTTTCAGCCCTGCCGAGTCCTCTTGTGACCTCAGGAAAGAGCGTGACCCTGCTGTGTCAGTCACGGAGCCCAATGGACACTTTTCTTCTGATCAAGGAGCGGGCAGCCCATCCCCTACTGCATCTGAGATCAGAGCACGGAGCTCAGCAGCACCAGGCTGAATTCCCCATGAGTCCTGTGACCTCAGTGCACGGGGGGACCTACAGGTGCTTCAGCTCACACGGCTTCTCCCACTACCTGCTGTCACACCCCAGTGACCCCCTGGAGCTCATAGTCTCAG GATCCTTGGAGGGTCCCAGGCCCTCACCCACAAGGTCCGTCTCAACAGCTG CAGGCCCTGAGGACCAGCCCCTCATGCCTACAGGGTCAGTCCCCCACAGTG GTCTGAGAAGGCACTGGGAGGTACTGATCGGGGTCTTGGTGGTCTCCatcctgcttctctccctcctcctcttcctcctcctccaacactggcgTCAGGGAAAACACAGGACATTGG CCCAGAGACAGGCTGATTTCCAACGTCCTCCAGGGGCTGCCGAGCCAGAGCCCAAGGACGGGGGCCTACAGAGGAG GTCCAGCCCAGCTGCTGACGTCCAGGGAGAAAACTTCT CAGGTGCTGCCGTGAAGAACACACAGCCTGAGGACGGGGTGGAAATGGACACTCGG AGCCCACACGATGAAGACCCCCAGGCAGTGACGTATGCCAAGGTGAAACACTCCAGACCTAGGAGAGAAAtggcctctcctccctccccactgtcTGGGGAATTCCTGGACACAAAGGACAGACAGGCAGAAgaggacagacagatggacacTGAG GCTGCTGCATCTGAAGCCCCCCAGGATGTGACCTACGCCCGGCTGCACAGCTTTACCCTCAGACAGAAGGCAACTGAGCCTCCTCCATCCCAGGAAGGGGCCTCTCCAGCTGAGCCCAGTGTCTATGCCACTCTGGCCATCCACTAA